In Papaver somniferum cultivar HN1 chromosome 1, ASM357369v1, whole genome shotgun sequence, a genomic segment contains:
- the LOC113305330 gene encoding probable NAD(P)H dehydrogenase (quinone) FQR1-like 1 produces MATKVYIVYYSMYGHVEKLAEEIKKGAASVEGVEVKLWQVPETLSEEVLGKMSAPPKTDVPIITPNDLADADGLIFGFPTRFGMMAAQFKAFLDSTGGLWRTQSLAGKPAGIFYSTGSQGGGQETTALTAITQLVHHGLIYVPIGYTFGAGMFEMEQVKGGSPYGAGTFAGDGSRQPTELELGQAFHQGKYIAGIAKKLKGVA; encoded by the exons GTACTATTCGATGTATGGACATGTTGAGAAACTAGCTGAAGAGATCAAGAAAGGTGCTGCATCTGTGGAAGGAGTGGAAGTCAAACTATGGCAG gtacctGAAACACTCTCAGAAGAGGTTCTTGGAAAGATGAGTGCGCCACCAAAGACTGACGTGCCTATTATTACTCCTAACGATCTTGCTGATGCTGATGGGCTTATCTTTGGGTTCCCTACTAGATTTGGAATGATGGCAGCTCAGTTCAAAGCTTTTCTAGACTCAACAGGGGGTCTATGGAGAACACAATCTTTGGCTGGCAAACCCGCTGGAATCTTCTACAGTACTGGGTCTCAAGGTGGTGGTCAGGAAACAACTGC ATTGACAGCAATCACTCAGTTGGTTCACCATGGACTAATCTATGTTCCCATTGGATACACATTTGGAGCTGGGATGTTTGAGATGGAGCAAGTGAAAGGTGGTAGCCCATATGGTGCAGGAACTTTTGCTGGGGATGGATCAAGACAACCAACTGAGCTCGAACTTGGACAAGCCTTTCACCAGGGGAAGTACATTGCTGGCATTGCAAAGAAGCTCAAGGGAGTTGCTTGA